Proteins co-encoded in one Streptomyces sp. NBC_01283 genomic window:
- a CDS encoding ABC transporter permease, which translates to MSPTKELSTTGERGPAHEPPRLAPPPRPKPARMGPADVLRVGGSGLRSRPMRVFLSALGIAIGIAAMVGVVGISTSSSEDLNRRLAALGTNLLTVAPGQSFAGDAAHLPDSSVDMIGNIKGVESVSAIGKTSAKVYRNDHIKKEETGGLNVYAARTDLPKTAGAEIVEGRWLNAANQRYPAVVLGPKAAEQLGVFRAGPGTKVWLGGQWFTVVGILAANELVPDLDSAALVGWPVAEKELDFDGYPTTVYTRAEESSVSDVQSVLGATANPENPSEANVSRPSDVLEAKEATDDTLSGLLLGLGAVALLVGGVGVANTMVISVLERRSEIGLRRSLGATRGQIRTQFLCEALLLSALGGLGGVLLGIAVTSGYSTYQGWPSVVPVWAMAGGVGATLVIGGLAGFYPAVRAARLPPTEALATT; encoded by the coding sequence ATGAGCCCGACCAAGGAGTTGAGTACGACAGGGGAGCGGGGCCCGGCGCACGAGCCACCCCGCCTCGCCCCGCCGCCGCGCCCCAAGCCGGCCCGGATGGGCCCGGCCGACGTGCTGCGGGTCGGCGGGTCGGGCCTGCGCTCGCGCCCCATGCGGGTGTTCCTCTCGGCGCTCGGCATCGCCATCGGCATCGCGGCGATGGTCGGCGTGGTGGGCATCTCCACCTCCAGCAGCGAGGACCTCAACCGGCGCCTCGCCGCCCTCGGCACCAACCTCCTGACCGTCGCCCCCGGCCAGTCCTTCGCCGGTGACGCGGCCCATCTGCCCGACTCGTCCGTCGACATGATCGGCAACATCAAGGGCGTCGAGTCGGTCTCCGCCATCGGCAAGACGAGCGCCAAGGTCTACCGCAACGACCACATCAAGAAGGAGGAGACCGGCGGCCTGAACGTCTACGCGGCCCGTACGGACCTGCCGAAGACGGCGGGCGCGGAGATCGTCGAGGGCCGCTGGCTGAACGCCGCGAACCAGCGGTACCCGGCCGTCGTGCTGGGCCCCAAGGCCGCCGAACAGCTGGGCGTCTTCCGGGCCGGGCCCGGCACGAAGGTGTGGCTCGGCGGTCAGTGGTTCACCGTCGTGGGGATCCTCGCGGCCAACGAGCTCGTTCCCGACCTGGACTCGGCCGCGCTGGTCGGCTGGCCCGTCGCGGAGAAGGAACTGGACTTCGACGGCTACCCGACGACGGTCTACACCCGCGCCGAGGAATCCTCCGTGAGCGACGTCCAGTCCGTGCTCGGTGCCACCGCCAACCCGGAGAACCCCAGCGAGGCGAACGTCTCGCGGCCCTCCGACGTCCTGGAGGCCAAGGAGGCCACCGACGACACCCTCAGTGGTCTGCTGCTCGGCCTGGGCGCGGTCGCCCTCCTTGTCGGCGGGGTCGGTGTCGCCAACACCATGGTCATCTCGGTCCTGGAACGCCGCTCCGAGATAGGCCTGCGCCGCTCGCTCGGCGCCACCCGCGGCCAGATCCGTACGCAGTTCCTCTGCGAGGCCCTACTCCTCTCGGCGCTCGGCGGCCTGGGCGGGGTCCTGCTCGGCATAGCCGTCACCTCCGGCTACTCCACCTATCAGGGCTGGCCCTCCGTGGTGCCGGTCTGGGCGATGGCGGGCGGTGTCGGCGCGACCCTGGTCATCGGCGGACTCGCCGGCTTCTATCCCGCGGTCCGCGCGGCGAGGCTGCCTCCCACGGAGGCGCTGGCCACGACATGA
- a CDS encoding ABC transporter ATP-binding protein translates to MTTAAHPVVELAGVSKRYGEVEALKGADLVIRRGELLAVVGPSGSGKSTMLNIMGTLDRPTTGTVHIDGHDVDRLSDRELSALRAGTIGFVFQQFHLAPGVPALDSVANGLLYSGRPRGERRGLAERALRRVGLGHRLYHEPHQLSGGEKQRVAIARAVLGDPPLLLADEPTGALDSRSGAVVIELLHELHRAGTTVVVITHDRDIAGSLPREVRIKDGRMEADAAEAADVAELLPEEALR, encoded by the coding sequence GTGACCACTGCCGCCCACCCGGTGGTCGAACTGGCCGGAGTCTCCAAGAGGTACGGAGAGGTCGAGGCGCTCAAGGGCGCCGACCTCGTCATCCGGCGCGGGGAGCTGCTCGCCGTCGTCGGCCCGTCCGGCTCGGGCAAGTCCACGATGCTCAACATCATGGGCACCCTCGACCGCCCCACCACCGGAACCGTGCACATCGACGGGCACGACGTCGATCGCCTCAGCGACCGGGAGCTCTCCGCGCTGCGGGCCGGGACGATCGGTTTCGTCTTCCAGCAGTTCCATCTCGCCCCCGGCGTACCGGCGCTCGACAGCGTCGCCAACGGCCTGCTCTACAGCGGCAGGCCGCGCGGCGAGCGGCGCGGACTCGCCGAGCGGGCCCTGCGCCGGGTCGGCCTCGGCCACCGGCTGTATCACGAGCCGCACCAGCTCTCCGGCGGCGAGAAGCAGCGCGTCGCCATCGCCCGCGCGGTCCTCGGCGACCCGCCGCTGCTGCTCGCCGACGAGCCGACCGGAGCCCTCGACTCCCGTTCCGGCGCGGTGGTGATCGAGCTCCTGCACGAACTGCACCGGGCGGGGACCACGGTCGTGGTCATCACCCATGACAGGGACATAGCGGGCTCCTTGCCGCGCGAGGTCCGGATCAAGGACGGCCGCATGGAAGCCGATGCCGCCGAAGCCGCCGACGTGGCCGAGCTGCTCCCCGAGGAGGCCCTGCGATGA
- a CDS encoding peptidoglycan-binding protein translates to MTAPDETRERERNAETEEFDEAEEPVRGAVNGSGALELHKTGEVSERPPGAVGTGREENDPEKTALEKASLEKTAPEAGGGDGGGDEGTPPPPASGRRRRPLRMSLIVVAAIAVVVAAGAATTGVFGDDGSGTSGAAPSAPPKTAEVERTTLTRTESVDGNLGYGDPTAVQAPAPSKAGAGIITWVPGDGDTVKRGQAAYKVEEQKVPLLYGSTPFYRPLETGTEGKDVEILEKNLAALGYTGFTVDDTYDAATARAVRDWQDDLGRQETGTVQPSDAVVAPGARRVAEVKATVGAPSNGPVLTWTGTERTVTVDLDVQFEDMVENGTKATVTLPDDTSVQAEVTDIGTPTTPSQDGGSGGSGGGQSGGDDKPTLPVEMKVKDQKGLGRYQAAAVKISLKAETRKDVLVVPINALVAQRGGGYAVQVVEADGDVKTRTVKVGMFSDSMVEVSGTGITDGTVVGVPK, encoded by the coding sequence GAGAGGGAACGGAACGCGGAGACAGAGGAGTTCGACGAGGCCGAGGAGCCGGTCCGTGGTGCGGTCAACGGCTCCGGAGCCCTGGAACTGCACAAGACCGGAGAGGTGTCCGAGCGGCCCCCCGGCGCGGTCGGCACCGGGCGAGAAGAGAACGACCCCGAGAAGACCGCCCTCGAGAAGGCGTCCCTGGAGAAGACCGCCCCCGAGGCCGGTGGCGGGGACGGCGGCGGCGACGAAGGGACGCCGCCCCCGCCGGCGAGCGGCCGCAGGCGCCGCCCCCTGCGGATGTCGCTGATCGTCGTCGCGGCGATCGCCGTGGTCGTCGCGGCGGGCGCCGCCACCACCGGCGTCTTCGGCGACGACGGCTCCGGAACGTCGGGTGCCGCTCCCTCCGCACCGCCGAAGACCGCCGAGGTGGAGCGGACCACGCTGACGCGCACGGAGTCCGTGGACGGGAACCTCGGCTATGGCGATCCGACGGCCGTGCAGGCCCCGGCCCCCTCCAAGGCGGGCGCCGGGATCATCACCTGGGTGCCGGGCGACGGCGACACCGTCAAGCGAGGCCAGGCGGCCTACAAGGTGGAGGAGCAGAAGGTCCCGCTGCTCTACGGCTCCACCCCCTTCTACCGCCCGCTGGAGACGGGCACCGAGGGCAAGGACGTCGAGATTCTGGAGAAGAACCTCGCCGCGCTCGGCTACACCGGCTTCACCGTCGACGACACGTACGACGCCGCGACCGCCCGGGCCGTACGGGACTGGCAGGACGACCTGGGCCGCCAGGAGACCGGGACCGTGCAGCCGTCGGACGCCGTGGTCGCCCCCGGCGCCAGGCGCGTCGCCGAGGTGAAGGCCACGGTCGGAGCCCCGTCGAACGGGCCCGTCCTCACCTGGACCGGCACCGAACGCACCGTCACCGTCGACCTCGACGTGCAGTTCGAGGACATGGTCGAGAACGGCACCAAGGCGACGGTCACGCTCCCCGACGACACCTCGGTCCAGGCCGAGGTGACCGACATCGGAACCCCCACCACGCCCTCCCAGGACGGCGGCTCCGGGGGCTCGGGCGGCGGTCAGTCGGGCGGCGACGACAAGCCCACCCTGCCCGTCGAGATGAAGGTCAAGGACCAGAAGGGCCTGGGCCGCTACCAGGCCGCCGCCGTGAAGATCTCCCTGAAGGCGGAGACCCGCAAGGACGTGCTCGTCGTCCCCATCAACGCCCTGGTGGCGCAGCGCGGTGGCGGCTACGCCGTGCAGGTCGTCGAGGCGGACGGCGACGTGAAGACGCGGACGGTCAAGGTCGGCATGTTCTCCGACAGCATGGTCGAGGTGTCCGGAACCGGCATCACCGACGGCACGGTCGTGGGGGTCCCCAAGTGA